A portion of the Cryptomeria japonica chromosome 5, Sugi_1.0, whole genome shotgun sequence genome contains these proteins:
- the LOC131028803 gene encoding calcium-binding protein KIC, with amino-acid sequence MAEFQDFLPNMAEKLSGAGLMAELCTGFRSLADPLLGLITVESLRKNSAILGVGSLTDSEIEAMVQEGDLNGDRALNEHEFCVLMIRLSPSFMAEADKWLQKAIAEEFEETLEDL; translated from the coding sequence ATGGCGGAATTCCAAGATTTCCTCCCAAATATGGCGGAGAAATTGAGTGGGGCTGGTTTAATGGCGGAACTGTGTACAGGGTTTCGCTCACTGGCAGATCCCCTGTTGGGTTTGATTACTGTCGAAAGTCTGAGGAAAAATTCAGCTATTTTAGGGGTGGGATCTTTGACAGATTCAGAAATAGAAGCGATGGTGCAGGAGGGAGATTTGAACGGTGACAGAGCTTTGAATGAGCACGAATTTTGCGTTCTGATGATTCGGCTCAGCCCTTCTTTCATGGCGGAGGCCGACAAATGGCTGCAGAAAGCCATCGCCGAGGAATTTGAAGAAACGCTGGAAGATTTGTAA
- the LOC131028793 gene encoding calcium-binding protein KIC, translated as MAEFQDFLPIMAEKLGGAGLMAELCKGFRSLADPQRGLITVESLRRNSAVLGVESLTDSEIQAMVQEGDLDGDGALNEHEFCVLMVRLSPSFMAEADKWLQKALTEEMEEALKYL; from the coding sequence ATGGCGGAATTCCAAGATTTCCTCCCGATTATGGCCGAGAAATTGGGCGGGGCAGGTTTAATGGCAGAGCTTTGTAAAGGCTTTCGTTCACTGGCGGATCCACAACGGGGTTTGATCACCGTCGAGAGTCTGCGGAGAAATTCGGCTGTTTTAGGGGTGGAATCTTTGACAGATTCAGAAATACAAGCGATGGTGCAGGAGGGAGATTTAGACGGCGACGGAGCCCTAAATGAGCACGAATTTTGCGTTCTGATGGTTCGGCTTAGCCCTTCTTTCATGGCGGAGGCCGACAAATGGTTGCAGAAAGCCCTCACCGAGGAAATGGAAGAAGCGCTGAAATATTTGTAA
- the LOC131028769 gene encoding calcium-binding protein KIC, producing the protein MKAVCNWKIQNTHFFLMISFRLSSQLDFEGYTAMEIYLSFLLCTGSAITTPLLSLQSMLQSFLSSRIPLRRLKMAEFQDFLPIMAEKLGGAGLMAELCKGFRSLADPELGLITVESLRKNSAILGVESLTDSEIEAMVQEGDLDGDGALNENEFCVLMVRLSPSFMAEADKWLQKALAEEFEETLKDL; encoded by the coding sequence ATGAAAGCTGTCTGCAATTGGAAAATCCAAAACACCCATTTTTTCTTGATGATTTCTTTCCGTCTAAGTTCCCAACTGGATTTCGAAGGCTACACGGCAATGGAAATTTACCTATCATTTCTGCTGTGCACCGGGTCGGCTATAACAACTCCCCTGCTTTCTCTGCAATCCATGCTCCAATCCTTTCTCAGTAGTAGAATTCCTCTAAGAAGACTTAAAATGGCGGAATTCCAAGATTTCCTCCCAATTATGGCAGAGAAATTGGGTGGAGCTGGATTAATGGCGGAGCTGTGTAAAGGGTTTCGCTCGCTGGCGGATCCCGAGTTGGGTTTGATTACCGTCGAAAGTCTGAGGAAAAATTCAGCTATTTTAGGGGTAGAATCTTTGACAGATTCAGAAATCGAAGCAATGGTGCAGGAGGGGGATTTGGACGGCGATGGAGCTCTGAATGAGAACGAATTTTGTGTTCTGATGGTTCGGCTCAGCCCTTCTTTCATGGCGGAGGCCGACAAATGGCTGCAGAAAGCCCTTGCCGAAGAATTTGAAGAAACGCTGAAAGATTTGTAA